The region AAGGATTTTCGGAAGGGAGGGGGGCATTTTTTGcacaggaaaaatttgacatgaCATATCATGACATATTcctaaaatatttgtttgtgtcttatagggggggggggggtcattggGGTCATGTGCCCTGTAAGGATCCGCCAGTGCTCATAACCCCCCTTTTTTGGTAATGGTCATATGTTTTAACTCTCTCTATAACGGAGACAAATTAAAGCGTCAAACAGCAggttttgtaaaagaaaaaaagtacagTATGAAATTACGATCATTACCCCACTCTCAAGTCAAGTCACCCACTAAcatggatttgaataaagagacaAATCAAACAAGCCGACTGATCAAAACTCgtcgaaattggatgtaaaataagaaagttaaagcAAGTTTCGCTTATAAAACAATATACGCAAAACACAgaaaatgcaaatgaaagaTGATGTCACTAGCTTGATATTTCTTTTGCTCTTTCTTcttaaattataaaatatttcaattgtgGCCGATTTACAATAAGGAAGCATCTTTAGGAACAATAATAGGATGCAACATTGCTAGTGTCATGTtagaaaaaatatgtcatatttccTAAAAGTAATAGTGAGTGGTTGATGTCATTGGTTCCAAcctttgcatactgaccaggatgtgtataAATGTTTTCTTAGCTTAATCGAATCTtaaaaacgtcataactttctttttgcttttttattgaagtaaaacttcataactttcttgttttccatcctatttttcatgaaattatcatcGTTATGCTAGTTTGGACTAGTCCTTTCATAAGATAGATTAAGAAAGAGGCAAAGAGAggtggagagaaagagagagagagagggggggggtgccaTTTAGGAGTGTTATGGAGCAATCTAAAAAACGAAGAGCgacgaagagctaatttagctgactgcacttcggagtgccgatttttctagttcaaatttgaactagaaaaatcagcactccgaagtgcagtcaatTTAAACTaggaaaatcagcactccaaagtgcagtcactatacacgctctttaagagctaaatcaATTCTTCGTTTTTTAGAGTGAGAATGCATattgcagagagagagagagagagaaaaaaaagcagtCTATCGAGAAAAAAGTTGATACTATCATAAAGCTGATGATTTTATCATTTCAAGTAAACTATAAGAAAAGGAGAATAATTTGCTCCTCGCTCTTACCAGCTTTGAAATGAGATATCAACACCAAGACCAAGTGTGTCTTGTAGATATGGTGTGGCGAATGTTGAATCACACATGCTGATAGCCCCTGGAACAGACTTGGCAACATCTGCAAACGCTTTTAGATCGGTCAGGTTTAACGTAGGATTAGTAGGGGTCTCAGCGTAGAAGAGCTTGAGTCGATAAagcaaagaaaatgtaagacGATTCATATATCTACCTGAATATTTCCTTCTGGTGTTTCAGAAAGATATGATACAAATTATTGACCTGACTATGTGCAGTTAAAAAATGCATCAAATTTAAtcgttttgtttttcttattcagAAATGGGGAATTTCACAGTATGAACTTCAGTTTCATTATAATTTCAAGGCTTATTTTTTGTGCAATTTGTGAtagatattttatttgtcaaatacttcaaatcaaaatttaactgaatgtatttttaaaatatcaatatgtTGCTCATTCGCATTATGATACAACATTCTGGATCTTGGAATTGTTTATTGAAGACTTAtaggtctggaataaaacttaaattgaattgacaactaCGCTTGTAAGAGTGACACATACTGTTATGACATACTGAGAGGTATTGTTATGTGTGATTTCACAGTAGTCTGCAAAATAGTCTTAGAAATAATGACCTTTGTGTTCGACTTGATTGCATTTTTGTAAGCGTCAATGTCCCCAGCCGGTACAAAGGTTGTTTCAACACCAAAATCCTTCAGCATGGAACTAAAGAATTTATAGGTTCCTCCAAACACTGGATCGGGTGCTACCTGTAACACAAAAGAATAcgtattgttgttatttttaacTGATCTGCTTGTATCCTCCTCTTGTTCATCTTGTtttcgcacccccccccccccacaaccgTATTATATTTCATCAGAATAGTCAATATATCATGAGAGATTTTTTTCGGAACAGAATTGGAAGTAAAACATGACGTTAttgctatcattatcatcattacgaTGAATTTGTAGGGGAAAAGAAACACTTATAGGTCTTCACACGTCTGTTACGTTACATAATCATGTAAAACATTTTACACTTTGGGTAATCTGTCAAATTATAtaacacaaatatgaaatagatCATTAAGTGTTGATAGGTACTCCAAAGTCTAAAGTTTATGAGATAAATCATTCATGCAGTCATGCTGAGCAAACATATAGATATATTTTTCTCCAGAGTGTCACAAATGGCTCAAAGTGCCAAAATGAATTATGGGAACTGGGCACAATGCAAGTTACTGAATGAATTGAGTAATCCTAAAATGATGTGCTCTTTGCATTCATTAGTGACTTTCTTTTAAAATCCGTAATAAAACTGCGATGATATAATCCCCCATTGGCCTTCATGACAGACCAAACGACGActaacaaaatgaaatcaaaatgtttttttggcAGTCCCTGTCCACTTATAAGGAAGATCATTTTTTGGCAGTCCCTGTCCACTTATAAGGAAGATCATTTTTTTGGCAGTCCCTGTCCACTTATAAGgaagatcattttttttggcAGTCCCTGTCCACTTATAAGGAAGATCATTTTTTGGCAGTCCCTGTCCACTTATAAGgaaggtcatttttttttggcagtCCCTGTCCACCTTTAAGGAAGATCATTTTTTTGGCAGTCCCTGTCCACTTATAAggaagatcatttttttttggcagtCCCTGTCCACTTATAAGGAAGATCATTTTTTTGGCAGTCCCTGTCCACTTATAAGGAAGATCAATTTTTTGGCAGTCCCTGTCCACTTATAAGGAAGATCATCCTATGAAAGCGCCCCTAGATAAGAAATTATGATTCCTACCACGTGATCTCCCGTCTTGATAAGAGCAAGGACTGTAGTGGTGATAGCAGACATACCAGTTGAGAAAACAAGAGCTCCTATTCCTCCTTCAAGTTTGTTGATTGCATGGGCAGCATTGTCACAGGAATGGTTGCCATAGCGACCGTAAATATACCCATTCTGCACAGATTGTAAATCCATTGTGATAAATGCAAATTTTAAAGAACATGTAATCACCTTGAATTatttaataacaaataatgattaaaagaGTGTGATAAAATTATTCAGAATGTATCTCTATCTTCTCATATATAGATTTCACTCACACAAATCGGACGATGAATCAATAGTCAAATCCAAAGCACCATATATTTTACTCTAAATTTCAGATGGAAAGGTATCCATTAAGTGGAAATATATTCGGAGCGAACGTGCAGAATATTCCATTCAGTATGCAATTCATAAAAAGAACAGTGATAGGGGGACGGGAGGTAcagatgaaaggaaaaaaatagattgGGATTAAAGAGGAAAACAGGATacatagataataataataatgtcaatATCAATCATAACAATATAAAAGGACGACGACGAAGACGACGCGACGATAAGGAAGTGGAGGGAGAAGGAGTAAATATGACAATCTAACCTTACTAAATTGCTGGTAATCTTCCACCTTTCCATGAAGTTCATAAGAACTTGACCAGCTAAGAGATGGAACGATGGGAGTAGTAGCCGTTGGTAGTCTAAGCTTCGTCTTAGCTGTTACCGCCAGAGTGTCTTTAGTGACACCATCATCATAGTCCTTAACATCCTCTAGTCGTCTGATGCGGTTCTCTGCGTCATCCAGTTTGACCTTGAAGTGTGAATCAACCCGTGGTCGTGTGATCTTCCCCTCTGACATTGTCAAGCGTAAAACGACGGGGATGTCCTCTAAAATTGTTCGGTAAGTtactaaatgaaatatttagataaaaaaaacataagaaggGAACACCGGAATGAAAGTgaggggaaggaagaaaaaataaaggaagagaggaaatcaaagaaagaaagaaaaaacaagtggaatgcctctggcggtctcacctgcatcacgcgattcaatatagcagcagtgctatcttttaaaactactataactcgcaaaagatgttcagtgatacttggttactcttatttccatgttttatgaactagaccaatacacttacagagatatgatggtaattcaacaaatatataccccaacgtggccaaagttaattgacctcagatgacctttgaccttaatcatgtgacccgAAGCTcgcataggatgttcagtgatacttgattactattatgtccaagtttcatgaagcagatccataaatttttaaagttatgatggtaattcaacagatacccccaattcggccaaagttcattgacctttgaccttggtcatgtgacccaaaatgcgcacaggatgttcagtgatacttgaatactcttatgtccaagttttatgaattagaccaacatactttaaagattatgatggtaattcaacaaataccccaaatttggggaagttcattgaccctaaatgacctttgaccgtgatcatatgacctgaaacttgcacaggatgttcattaatgcttgattactattatgtccaagtttcatgaatcagatccataaacttttaaagttatgatggtaattcaacagatacccccaattcggccaaaggtcattgactctaaatgacctttgaccttggtcatgtgacgtgaaactcgtgcaggatgttaagtaatacttcattaaccttatgtccaagtttcatgaactaggttcatatttttcctaagttatgatgaaatttcaaaaaacttaaccttaggttaagattttgatgttgattcccccaacatggtctaagttcattgaccctaaatgacctttgatcctgatcatgtgacatgaaactcaggcaggatgttcagtaatacttgattaaccttatgtttcatgaactaggtccatatactttctaagttatgctgtaagatttggtgttgacgccgccgccgtcggaaaagcggcgcctacagtctcactctgctatgcaggtgagacaaaatgaAGCATCAATTGAAATAACGTAAAGTGAAAGAATAAATACATTGCTttgatgtataggcctacattaattATGAAACCGAACCTCTCTTTCCTCGTATATAATCAATTATCGAACCTACATGTGCAGCAAAGTAAGATTATTCTCTTCGAAAattaagttgttttttttaaggtaaagtatatattttattatatttaccCGAGCTGAGAATGTGAATCGTATTGTCCTCTCTTATGTGCCTCACTATGCCTGAATAATCGGttgcataaacatgataaataggGAAACAAACCGGGCAGTGTTATAATGTGATTCCGAGCACAAGGGAAGGAAGTGCACTAAAGGATATACATCAATAGATATCAATCATTAACTGgtatcaggggccgcggaactggcggggcgggggggggggtggttggggggtccagccccccccccacacacatttTCAGTaccattccgcggcccctgaatatACAGTGAGTCctagaaaaaaacgaaaccgagattaagcgatgatttatcataacttaatcacaaatacaatagacaaatgacctaccaatgtaaagcttagaatctcctctttcatctgatactacttagattattcctcgttcacgcatgagtgagcgaaaacaatttgaagaaatgataccaaaaactcatttggcggggggatctgaaattcaaaaagaaaatcacatgcatAAAAAGTTCagtatctgctctttaatttgataccttaataacaaaaaatggccaagaagtaaaaaagttatgttccctctaaacaatgcttgtatttacataattttatcaaattatagttttcaccggtttccccaTAGAAGCCAtggcatggttaacaaaagacttgatgcatggctgatcgtcaacaaaacggagtgtcgagtgaatTTGAACGCtatagcctgtaaaacctctgcattttatgaaattattggaattcaagcattatttcaaataaccagaactttgtgttttcataatcattttctgtaattaaggtatcaaattaaagagcaaatattgaactttttggAAATGGGGTTTTCTTTTTGGAAACCAGATACAACCCGctaaatgactttttggtatcccctcttcaaattgtttttgcttagTCTTGCGTGAATgtgaataatctaagtaatattaaatgaaagaagagattctaagctttacaatggtaggtcatttgtctattgtcttcgtgattaagttatgataaatcaccGATGAATCTTGGTTtagttttttgtgggacgcactgtatagtagtTCAAGGCAATATGACTTTAAAGGCCtattgtacatgttgtatgTAAGAAATTTAAATGGCACCAAATGTCCAGagaatcaagaaatttgatagTTGATCATGAAGTTTTAAgtttattaatttttccattGAGCACTTTCTGAGTATGAAAAAAGTACTGCAagataaaatgatataaaatcaaGACACAAAGATATTTCATctgacattagagtaatcaaatGACGAGTGTTATAGCACttatacacaacaaaaagtGTGGTTTTAAcgggtgtacatagaggaccacaccagttattttacaccggtgttaaattgacagtgtaagtttaacacctataggtgttatttcaaca is a window of Lytechinus variegatus isolate NC3 chromosome 2, Lvar_3.0, whole genome shotgun sequence DNA encoding:
- the LOC121409384 gene encoding L-methionine gamma-lyase-like, producing MSEGKITRPRVDSHFKVKLDDAENRIRRLEDVKDYDDGVTKDTLAVTAKTKLRLPTATTPIVPSLSWSSSYELHGKVEDYQQFSKNGYIYGRYGNHSCDNAAHAINKLEGGIGALVFSTGMSAITTTVLALIKTGDHVVAPDPVFGGTYKFFSSMLKDFGVETTFVPAGDIDAYKNAIKSNTKLFYAETPTNPTLNLTDLKAFADVAKSVPGAISMCDSTFATPYLQDTLGLGVDISFQSCTKYLGGHGDLLGGSMCTKDPELFLFLSEYQKQIGNTMGPFTASILLRGIRTLPLRMEKHCSNAFKIARYLETHPKVSRVRYPGLESYPQHDVAKLQMKKGFGGMVNFEMKGGLAAGKIVMENIKLILMATSLGGTESLMEHPASMTHGPEVMSKEEREAGGISDGMIRFSVGVEDPDDLIRDLEQALAKA